From the Synergistaceae bacterium genome, one window contains:
- a CDS encoding helix-turn-helix domain-containing protein — MLKIRDVEFAPQSIGANIKARRRALGLNQDDLADKLGLTQANISRIEGSPKGPSGEMLLAIATALGCDVNDLLGVVNAPGMEDLDDEAKSFVVNMLKSDPQFGMYLRSLVRECKNFAEDDWRFLASSIKLALGYVADAIKNKKHQSVEA; from the coding sequence TTGTTGAAAATCAGAGATGTGGAATTTGCCCCGCAGTCCATCGGAGCCAATATCAAGGCCAGACGGCGTGCACTCGGGCTCAATCAGGACGATCTTGCCGACAAGCTGGGACTGACTCAGGCGAACATAAGCCGAATCGAAGGCAGTCCGAAGGGACCCAGCGGAGAAATGCTCCTCGCCATTGCCACGGCTCTGGGCTGTGACGTCAATGACCTGCTGGGAGTGGTGAACGCCCCGGGCATGGAAGATCTGGACGACGAAGCGAAAAGTTTCGTTGTGAACATGCTGAAAAGCGATCCTCAGTTTGGAATGTATCTGCGCAGTCTCGTCAGGGAATGCAAGAATTTTGCGGAGGACGACTGGAGATTTCTGGCCTCCAGCATAAAGCTTGCCCTGGGTTACGTGGCCGACGCCATCAAAAACAAAAAACATCAGAGCGTCGAGGCCTGA
- a CDS encoding sel1 repeat family protein, protein MIHWKYTETGRYRRLKAGVLMCVLAVFFTQEILTSAAFAASAETSRQENPSGTPEQAFAKIKTDAERGDTQALLTLGGLYAEGVGVSKNFSKARECYEKAAEAGMAEGIFNVGVCWEIGMGSEADPRRAAEYFRRAADMKLPQALFKMAVILDAGAGIERNEKASLRYMAQAAAAGHPDAASIMGVLWLNGLRGEKKNPKEGLKMLNVAASKGNVEAMKNIAVVYKDGIGVKASPADALKWYIIAEKCGYPTEALSGVTAEIRKKLSSDQRKKAESEANAWLKKARASASRS, encoded by the coding sequence ATGATCCACTGGAAGTACACGGAAACGGGGCGTTACCGGCGGTTGAAGGCCGGCGTCCTGATGTGCGTCCTCGCGGTTTTTTTCACGCAGGAGATTTTGACGTCAGCCGCATTTGCCGCATCGGCGGAGACGAGCCGGCAGGAGAACCCGTCGGGCACTCCGGAGCAGGCTTTCGCAAAGATCAAAACTGACGCGGAAAGGGGTGATACGCAGGCTTTGCTCACACTGGGAGGCCTGTACGCGGAGGGCGTCGGCGTCTCGAAAAACTTTTCAAAGGCCCGCGAATGTTACGAAAAAGCCGCGGAGGCGGGTATGGCGGAGGGAATTTTCAACGTCGGCGTCTGCTGGGAGATCGGTATGGGAAGCGAGGCGGACCCCCGAAGGGCGGCGGAGTACTTCCGCAGGGCCGCCGACATGAAGCTGCCCCAGGCCCTGTTCAAAATGGCGGTCATCCTCGACGCGGGCGCCGGAATCGAGAGGAACGAAAAAGCTTCGCTCCGGTACATGGCGCAGGCCGCCGCCGCCGGACATCCCGACGCGGCGTCGATCATGGGGGTCCTTTGGCTGAACGGACTTCGAGGGGAGAAAAAGAACCCCAAAGAGGGCCTGAAAATGCTCAACGTCGCGGCTTCGAAAGGCAACGTCGAAGCGATGAAGAACATCGCCGTCGTTTACAAGGACGGTATCGGAGTAAAAGCCTCTCCGGCCGACGCATTAAAGTGGTACATCATTGCCGAAAAATGCGGCTACCCGACGGAGGCGCTGTCCGGCGTCACCGCGGAGATTCGGAAGAAACTTTCCTCTGATCAGCGGAAAAAAGCGGAGTCCGAGGCGAATGCGTGGCTGAAAAAAGCCCGCGCTTCAGCTTCGCGCTCATAA